The Collibacillus ludicampi region CCAGGCTGGATCTCTACGGTTACTTGCCCTACTCTAACGAGCAAGGTGTTTCTAGACTCGTCAGTCTGCCCGTCCACTTCTGCCGATATCCACTTGGATGATGGGGTCACAGCGGCTTCTTTGTGTTCAATCTTCCGGAGCCAATACCGGAACTGATGAAGCTTCAACTGATGAGCTCTACACCAAGCTGATGCGCTCTGTCCGCTAGCCCGAAAAGCGGCGATCCGTACCTCCCACTCTTTTCTCAGTTCTGCATGGGACATTGAAAATTCTCCTCTCCGAATATCTTGAGGAGATTATCTCAAATACAATACGAGGTTAGTAGGTGGGAAGTATTTGACGCTTACTGAATATCGAACTCAGGCTTCTTAATATTGCTTTTTTATTTCTGTCTACTTGACAGTGGTCACTACAAATTATGATCACTCTTTTTTTACGATACAGATCGATGTATAGCTAGTTATAACACTACAAAAATTCGAAAGGGGGATGTTCAAGTGTTTTCAAGTAAAAGGCAATTGTTCGCAGGTATGAT contains the following coding sequences:
- the tnpA gene encoding IS66 family insertion sequence element accessory protein TnpA translates to MSHAELRKEWEVRIAAFRASGQSASAWCRAHQLKLHQFRYWLRKIEHKEAAVTPSSKWISAEVDGQTDESRNTLLVRVGQVTVEIQPGFDPALLADVVRTLQTLC